The region AAACCGTAAAGATCCAACTTCGGAGACCCGGTAACCATTACATGGAGCTCCGAACCGAACATCTCCTTCCAATCCGAGATCCAACTCTCCGCGCCTCCCAACACCGCCCCGTTCAACCTCTTCACCGTGTCGCCTATGGCTTTCGCCGCAACCACAATGCCGTCTTTTCCCACCAACTCAGCCCCCTGTGCAGTCGATCGGCCAAAGGAAACGCAGTTACCCAAGTAATTGACGGGTACCGAATAACCCAACCGGGTAATGCCGCCCGCGATGAACCCGAAGTAATGTGGCTCCTCGGGGGAGCCGCCTCCGTTCACTTTGGTCAAACACACCCATATAACTGCACAAGCAATCACATAGGGGGATAGGTACAACGGGTCGGACCCGAATAATTTCTTGGACCGGATCAGGATCAGATGCTTGAGCTTGTCCATCTCGGGTCGACCCATAACAAAAGTGGCCCGAACCATGTCTTCTGAACTCACGCCTCTGTCCGCCATGAAATGCCCTTGAGAACTTCTTAGGCTCCACCATTGCTTCAACAAGACAGCCTCGAGCAGGTTCGGATCTCTTATCACGAGCCTATCGAGGCTCGGATTGAGGCTCGGCGAGAGACTGTCGAGCCCAAGTCCCAGTCTGTGAATGGACGCCCAAGCCTTCAAGAAGTTGTGGAACGTCCTACCGTCTGCCGCCACGTGTCGCAATGCGAAGCCAATGCAAACGCCGCTCACTGGGAAGACAGTGATTTGGACTGCGAGGAGAGAGGACGGAAGTGGCAGCGGCGGCGCAAGGCGGTGGACCTCATGGGCGGCTCTGGGGTGGTGGCCGGAGAGGTGGACGAAGTCGGCGTTGGACTCGGCGACGGTCAAGGAAACGGAGTCGCCGAGGCAGTAGGTGAGCTGGGGCTTAGAGGGCTGCGGCGGGGCTGAGAGGTTTCCGGCGAGGGGGAAGAAGCGTTGGAGGGCAATGGAGAGGGAGAGCTTGAGGGTGGGGAGGATGGAGTGGGTGAAGGTGGCGGCGGTGGTGGCgagggggaagaagaagaggggtTGGGATGGGGGAACGAGAAGCCATGGAATGTCGAAGAAGGTGAGTGGTAAGGTGGTGGAAGGGACTGAGCCTTGTGGTGGAGAGATTTTCCATTCTTCAAGCACTTTCAGCACCTTCTGTGGGGAAGAAGCCAtgagtgagggagagagagagagagtgtgtgtgtgtgtgtgtgtgtttgggggCGTTGGGGTACCTTCTGTGGGGAAATAGACACGAAGGGGTGGGATGGGCGGATATTTTGTTTCTCTAGTAACGCTATCTGTCACCCTCAGTGTCACCCCATGAAATATGgtgatattttgatgagatgtCACGACATTTAGGagtaaaattttacaattttttcaaCGGAAAGAGTAAttcaaaagcaacaaaatttAAGGTTgcattatttttactatttttaagttatttttaatttttatttttttaaaataataaaaatacgttctcattttttaaaatatatttttgaaaataaaaaaaattataaagaaaactcaaaataacaaaaaattattttgagtgttttcattcaaaataaacactaaattcaaaatatatttatttatttatttatattttattattataatgaaaaaaaatattacaaaattcattaactttaaaatatatgtattttttaataatatattaacattaaatatttaataatcaaatttattgaataaaatattattaaaaaattattttcaaaatttcaaaaagaacgcgttttctaattttctgttttgagaaatagtttttcaaaatgataaagagaacgcgttttcaattttataaaaacagactaccaaaacagaaaattgaaaatgaattcaaaactcaaaattaaaaattaaaaagcaaagagaacgtagcctaaatttcttcttcttctctttgtctCCCCTACACTAAAAATCagttcatttctctctctcgcctaTGCGACTACATCTCCAACATTCGTTTTGCCCCTTCTagtcgtctctctctctctctcatgtccATACAACAAAGCCTCCAAAGGTTCTTTGGCTTGTTTCGATTGTCtatccctcatttctctctcccgTGCATTTGATCAAGCTCTAGCGTCCCTTTGAGTCCAACaatcgtctctctctctcttttcccctTCTGGCCGTCAAGCTCATCGTTTCCCACCCAtgctgtaagcacccccgcctggATAGCCTAACTGTcgggactacccgaacgggagcgcctacgggaggagaaaaataatgaaacaagaGACAAAGACCACTCcagcatgcatacacgaaaataagaacaacggaagcaaagctcaagacatgcatgcactatgggtaccccgctaacacagcggtcacaagataaataaacgaATAcgaactcctgtgccgacatacacaagactcgagaaaacacctggcacagtacaaaataatagagcaaattctacttagacatcagagtggatagggattgacgagactgcctgtacaccacaccgactctgtcGTTAAAGCTGACTCTCTTGCCATGGCTCACgtcgccactacctggaatgatggaaagtaaggtgagtcgagagactcagcaagcataaagaaagaaaggctgaacataaccagaaaactctccccaaaataaacccccaggtacacacaagccatgagacgctacaacacaacagctcaataacataacaaaataaaagcacataccggtccttggggcccacataagacacttggcacccaagtcccataccaacctgccgctgccctgaaaggcaacaaatatctgcaacaaacctgTGCACGCAATCccaggtcggtactcccgtcacccgtatccgtcagtactcccgacaaccgagccataggctccctcggaacggtactcccgtccgagaactaaatactaccagtatccatgcaatgcacatagaaatgcaatggcgtagtgagcatcaacgtgatacaaggcgcccatacatccaggcatcaggccatgctccgcccacatagtaaaccacacgccatgcatatgccgcgctggatgcaacctaatcaagctagaatgtccgtgtccaagcatactcaataaatgaatatcccaacatgcatcccgtacccatgtgcatatcaaatcatgaacagtaatacgaTGTATCTactcatgcagtaaatcacataccggcagagttagtcagcaatgcccggcaccggtcaacggccagtgactaggggtgtccacccgacggtccacttcagggccgtaccatagtctaccccaacgtcactaacaaccgacccctgccccactgctcgataactctaaccgaaccataaataaatctgagaaaaactgtaagaaaacccaataaaatcgtaaataaaccctcacgtctaggaacctagtccccaaactggttcagcatcattcccgaaagatgtgggggcggtacaaacccccgtaggcacacaacaaataaaactttagatgtctcagatttaatttaacttaaaacactgaataataactcaacaaataaggcgagatgccgaattagagtaagggagaagataaaatacaggaaatcaagAAGTCTTTCAtaggaattgaagaacacgaggagagggtgaGAAGCTTGCCTGAAACCAGCTGATTctgacctcactcgagctctcgatgcaaattaaatcatttcctaacaaataacacaaccgggacctaaattaattaattttaatcacgaaaaatttataatttaaacatatcacgctCTACTAATTTTTATCCACGTACATGATCACTTCCTTTGCCGAAAACTcccaaaattctattatttttccctTGCACACATGATCCAAGGTCATTTCCTTTAGTGTTTTAGACACGCACTGACACAGCAAGCTCACTTAATTAGCTCATAACGAATTCACCACAAACTCActtaatatacaaatatatatattatttactattatttatatctatatataaacacTTAATATACACTATTAAATATACATGGGTCACCTTCCATCTCCAGCGAGAGCATCACCAGGAgctaacaataaaaattattatttactaCTATTAATCTTATCTTTACAATAACAATAACtttaacaataacaatattaatataaaacaaaacacacCCACTGAACACACACACGGTATTACACTCACACACCTTCAATGTGGAGCATCTTCTACCCCCAACCAAAGCTCCTACTCACTGCCCCTACACATTTACACACTTACAAAGCTCCTTACACTCATGGCTACACTACCTCAAACCTCAAACACTTGGGTAATCACACACCTGCTCACCAGTAAATTCTTTCACCCACGAAACCGATGCCACCcactgcacatatatatatatatatatatactcacaaATATTGGAGGAGCAACAAGGAAGGAAAAAGGGACCTGCTCACTCTCGGCCAAGGACCTTTGCTTTGGCTCTGAACACACTGAACACGCGCATACAACGCTACACTCACAGCCCAAAAGCCAAATACACCCACCCACGGTGTACTCACtgtgctcaatatatatatatatatatatatattatatagttacAGTTAGCTTCACTGTGCAACAGTAATTGACACTCACCTTGGACCCTACTTACCCACTATAACAGCGATTCAAGGTAGAGGAGAAGGGGAAGAAGCTTGCCGCTGCTACTGGTTCActcgactgccatggccgagcttcactcggcagcttccatggccgccttGCACCtcgtctctctctccctctctcgcatCAGCTCTCTCCTTTGCAATCTCTCGTGAGCTCTCTCTCTGCTCGCTCCCTCTATGTCtcactctctgtttctctccTCTGATTTCTCCATTCGGTCAGAAGCTTCCATGTGAGAGaaaaatatctctctctttttttttttatctacaaCACACGCACACCGCctcaaattaaaacattaatttaattaatttaaattaatttaatttattcttttattagtattttcaaaatttgaggatattacaCGTGCAACTGAGCCTTCTCCATTGTAGCAGCTTTCGCATCTCCTTCATTACAGTAGCTCcaactctctctttcttgtcTGTTGCACGTCTCCATTGGCCCTGATCTAGAAGGAGATAAGTCTTTTAAACCTATCCACAATAATTTTTAGTACGGATCCatgatatatacgtatatatacgCGCTATTTAGATTTAGCCGAAactttaaacttaaatttacGAAGATTCGGTTGTTGGATCTTGCTTGTTTttaggtatgttggtcgatggactcttgggtgttgggtggttgcctctgattgcCGGAAACCATCGACCACAGTGGTCGGTGGCAACTGACAATGCGTATATAAGCGGGTATTGGGTTTGGTCGAAAGTTTAACCTTAGATCTGGAGAGATTCGTTTGTTAGATTTTGCTGGTTTTTTGGTATGTTCATTGATTGGGATAAGGGTATCGAGTGGTTGCCTTTAATTGTTGAAAATCGCTAACCACAATGGGTGGTGACGATTGGCAATGCGTTTTTAAGTTgtggctaaaaattaaaaatcaaatttacaaaaatCCAACCATTAAATGTGGTTCACTTTTGTGTGTGTTAACCTTCTTGACTTGGAATTTCTAATGGCAGGCTCTGATTGAGGGAATCTCTGGCTGGCAGTGGTTGGCAGCGGCACTTGTGGCGATGGTTGTGGCTagttttggttgtttttgtgtgtacatacatacatacatacatatttatatattatcttttcttgtgctttagtttttttgtttgtttatgttaatttttttatggtgatgatgacgatgatttagttgttaaaatgaaatttaaagaaCATGATTTGTTTTGGATTGTAAAAgaacatgatttattttttcattgtgTTGTGTACACATCCAGATGTTGAGAAGGGAGTTTGGGGTCTCATTCGCGAAGGAGATAAATAATCAAGCCTATGTGACAAGACCGGCAAAAGGAATTCACTCGCCAGCGAATGAAATGGGAATAGGGCTAAAGTCAATGATGAGGGAGACAGATTGCAAGATGGTGTTAAGAGAGACATGatttgtttattatatttttgtgttgattttttatgttatattttaatttatttaaaaataaaaaatttaatgtatcatttagtaattttatttttttagttttatttatttattttatatatattaaaaataaattaaacataattttactcATAACAAGTATTAACTTGATTTTTAAtttgtcattaattaattttaatgaattaaagAACATCACTGACATTATCAACAAAGAGGTGAGAATGAATAATGAATAAAGATtgtttatatgaaaattatttgaaataacatcttattattttagatttgaatatgaaataataaaatattttgtattatattaggttaaaaaatttacttatcttcttttttcttttttataatacgttttttgaattaagaataataaataaatattattttttaaacttaaaatatttattatcaaaaggAATCGATAGAGCCAaattgagttattaaaaaaaatattttaaatactgAAGATTAGATTCTTGAAGGCTGATCATAAgcataagaaattaaaaattatcttattgGAACTAATGTGAAAAAAACAAACAATGgataaaataagtatttttacTTAGAATTATATGGTTGAATTTAAATTCGTATATTCAGtgagtttgatttttctttattatgttTTGTGCGTATCCAAATATAGTTAACTTTATTAGGTTAGattgaaattaaaacattttcattttaaagAGTGAAGacgaaattaatttattatcgaaaaaaattgatatagttcaaattgagttaataatttttttatcttatttaatataaatttaaaatatatatacacattaataaatacctaaattcaataaaattatcaataattatCTACCATTCAATTCTTAATTAAACCTAATAATTTAACTTCAAAGAtccacaaaacaaatacaaatcaattcaatttttttacattcaaatttCAACCAATCATTTCATTTTAACCTTCACAATATCCAAAATATCACTTATCCATCAACCTTGCAATACAAACCCATAATTAAATATCACATTCAACATCACCATCCAAATAACTAAATCATCAACATCCACGtaacataaactaaaataattacaaagtAATATTTAAACTGATTTGTATCTTAGCATCGTCTACAACTCTTTCCCCACTACATTCGTCAGAGGCTGAATTTGTTCGTTGACCCCATCATATAAGCCCAATTCTCCCTCTCCTTCACAAAGGAGACACCAAACCCCTTCTTAACATCTGGatacacacaaaatataataaaaagacaaatcatgttcttttgcaacccaaaacaaatcatgttttttaatttccatttcaataaccaaatcatcatcatcatcatcaccataaACAAcatatgcaaaaaataaaaactaaagcaGAAAGGgaatatatatgtacgtatacatgtatgtatgtatgcacaAAAACACCCTAACTAGCCACAATTATCGCCACTAGCGACCACCGGTGACCATCGACGGTCGAAAATTTTCACAATCATAACATATCTTTAGAAACATCAAGTCAAGaaggttaacatacacaaaagtggGCCAGATTTAACAGTTAAATTTTCGTAGATCTGATCTTTAATTTTCAACCGCAACTAAAAAATGCACTGTCAGTCGCCACCAACCATCGTGGCCAGTGGTTTCCGaagatcagaggcaaccacccaacACTCAAtggcccatcgaccaacatattgaaaaaccagcaagatccaaTGGCCAAATCTCCTTAAATCTAAGCTTAAACATTCGAGCAAACCCAACACCTGCTTATATACGCATTGACAGTCGCCACCAACCATCGTGGCCAGTGGTTTTAAGCGATCAGAGGAAACAACCCGACACCCAAGggcccatcaaccaacataccaaaaaatcagCAAGATCCAATAGCCGAATTTCCGTAGATCTAAGGTTAAAGTTTCAGCCAAACCCAAATAGCatgtataaacatatatattatagatcCGTGCTAAAAATCATTATGGATAGGTTTAAAAGACTTATCTCTTTCTAGATCGAAGCCAATGGAGATGTGTGACGGacgagagagagggggggtggGAGCTGCTGTAATGGAGGAGCCGCGGAAGCTGCTGCAATTGAGGAGGCTCAGTCGTATGGGTGGGAGATGATGAGCTTGACGGCCAGAAGGGGAAGAAAGGAAGCgtggaagagaaagaaagagaaaaagatagGGCCGAAACGAGAGGAAACGTTGTGTGGGAGAAAGTGAGAATGAGTAAGAAGAAAGGTTGCACGGGCTTTTGGCTTAGAATTGAGAGTATGCTAGTAATTGCCTCAATgggtaaattttttaatttacccaAGGGTGACACTGAGAGTGGCCAAATAGCATTACTCATGTTTCTCAGCTTGGTAAAAAGTGTTTTTCCTTTTGAATAATATTACTTAgtataaaattttgtaagagGTATCGAAAATGCTATTTAGATACTTAAGAGTGatatttgatataatatttttcatattaatatattatattatatatttaattaatgtaaatatatgATACATCAATATAAGAATATCATATAAAGTGTCAATTCAAAATGTTTAAGTAGTGATTTTGAAAAAGATatattcttaaaagaaatttgcaTAGAAGTATTGTGTTAAAATGAAATGAGATAGATATTATTTGTATAGATATTTTGATGAGTCATTTTAATTTACTTCCatcaatgataaaataaatatatcattgtAATTGTACTTTTTACAAGTGAGGTGTCAAAACAAGAAGGACCTGGCCTAGGAAGAACGATCAGAAGtccaaaagaaaatagttagagaggttcgctacaaaaaaaaaaaaaaactgatatttaataattattttaaaaattatcgcaaaacataatattttaaaacgttttttttaatattttgtgacgattttcGAAAAGTCAcaattaaatttagaaaataatttaataattaaaaaattaaattaaattaacatttacaaCTATTTTGAGGAATTGCCgctaatttcattaaaaaaattaaattttacgataattttttaaaaattgttataaaatttaaaaaataatttaataattaaaaaataaaaattaaattttacgacgattttgaaaaaattgaagcaaaatttagaaaataattaaaaaattaaattaaattaacatttatggTGATTTTGAAGAATcgttgctaaattaattaaaaaattaaattttactttggTTTTTGTGAAACAGCtgtaaaatttagaaaataatttaataattaaaaaataaaatttattttaaaaatatataaaaatttgataatttataaaaagaaaatttttaaaaaatatgttaactcttctttttattttttaatctattaatttatttaatttaattcaattaatttattccattattcttttacaaatatatttttaatttaatcaattaatttattttaaatggtatttgatgccaaatttttaatttattttattttaaaatatatttttaatttattccactaaatttatttttaatttatttgtgtggGCTGGacttctaaaaatataaaatgtaattctagaaaatagtggttggattagtatataattaaaatgtgCGGATATATAATAAGGAGGCTTCACAGATTGGCTAGGTTCGCGTATGCAGGAGGTCTTGGAATCAAAACTAGGGAAGGGGAAAGGCAATTGGAATAAAATTCTAACATTGCCACGTAGGGCACACAGGCGGCCAAGCGAGTGCGCGCTAAAAATAGTGGTGGTTTCAAAACCACTACTAAAGCTCAATGATTTTAGCATTTTTTAGGAATGATTttaaaactgccactaaatgttttaaaattaccacaaaaaatataatttacggTGGTTGCTGAAAATAAACGCTAAATACTTCGCGATGGCTATATCTGTGATAGTTAAAACTCTcgcaaaatacaaaaaatgccACCactaaaatttgatatttttgtagTGATTCAAAGAGACTTTCCCAATGGAAGGGTCTCCTCCCATAGGGTGTTCTCTGTAAAGACatgcaaataaataattttgatagtCAAAAATCCTTCCAAAAATCTCGTAAAGAGTAGAGTTTATTCATTAAAAGTTCTAATCCTAATCAACCTCAAAATATCATGAATGCTTATCTTAAATTTTCAGGCTTTTCTATAAACAAGTGAACCCGCgttccaaaaaaatatatctcaAATACCCATTAAAGTTTTGCCTTCAAGCTAGCCTCCGGCGTctgatttaaatatcaaaaagcTTATGTATTGAACACTCAACATCTTTTGATCATTTTCTTTCTAGTAGTTTGATGacaaaatttttgataaataaatttattgttgtattcaaataataacaagaaGAGTTATAATTGCATGTACTATggtcaaatttatcaaaattttctttaaaataatattatgatttaaaaataaattatttatttaaaattttaatgaaattcTCTTTTACTAAGAAAACACTCTCCATAAAGATGTTTTAAAGTGAAGTTCTTGTATCCACGTTCAAGCAAAAATTTAGCATAAACACACTTGGAAAGGGGTTTTTTATGATTGGCTTAAAATCTAAGAAAGATAACATCCTCATAATAAAGTAGTCCTCTCTACATACATCACCTTAGCAAAATTaccctaaataaataaaaagaaaatctatctatagagaaattttaaaaatactataaatatataaattatttaacaaatatcatattttttaaataatttaacaaactaCTATAATTCATCCACCTAAGCATTTCATGCGGGGAAAGAGAGTTATAACTTAGATTTTATGGACATAGAACTCGCTAGTAGCGAACTTTTTGAGCCCAATACTTAGCCAAATTTTTATAAGTTACTAAGTGTGTTGCCTCTAAATAACCTTTGTAGTCAAATAAGTTCGAGTTGGTCTCAATACTCCTAGAATGAGAAATGATGGTTCGGATTGGATGCACTAAGTACTGAAGTAGCATCCCACAAATGAAAAACacctatatatatgtgatattcaagagagtaaattttttttaagcataGAGAGTATTTAGAGACAACACACTTGGGGAAAACTAACCAAAATCTATTGTAACTCACAAAAATTTGTCTAAGTGTTGGGGCATTAGGAACTCACTAGTGGTATTAAGTAGTTCTTCTAAAACTCACTACTGCCAGTACGTGAAATCCATACTAGAACTCATTTTCTAGCATGGAATGCTTAGGTGGATGTTTGTTagtaatttgttaaattattttaaaaagtagCATTTtgtaaatagtttaaaattttataatatttttaaaaattcgtCTCTACCCTCAACTTTCCTCGTCTCTTCAACTATAGATAGAGCAAAAAGATGCTCTGCCTTTAAAACCACTCACTTAAAAAAGCCTATTTAGCTTAAAAGTATGCCCTTCCGGGAgtgtttttatataaaaagaaaaaaatacttttgGTAGGGccatttttttaccttttttttatagtattaagaaaaattcaaacttttttttgTGCCAACTTGTAAATTTAtctaaacattttaattttgacagttgtattttaattgACTCAATTGGGTACGATTTTATCTAACACTTGAAATCAATTTAGAAGACATGTGTCATTACTAATGTGGCACGTTAcctgtcataaaaaaaatacacatgTGAGagccatatatacacatataaaaaaaaattatacaagtgagttttactcatatatatatatatatatatattatgacaTGTGTCTTACCACATACGTCTCCTAAATTGATTTTACctattgaataaaattgtacTTAGTTGGgatataattgataaaattaaaatgtttggataaatttataaattcttgAGAAGAtttgagcttttttttttttttttaccctttGTTAGGAATATCGCTCTTGCATAGTCTCTCGTCACTCGTGCTCTTGATTTCGACAGAGGAGATAAATTATAGGTGGAGTTTTTACCTCACTTGTGCAAGACAAGGAGTTAAACTCATAATTtactaatacaaattttaatttattatgaccCAA is a window of Diospyros lotus cultivar Yz01 chromosome 10, ASM1463336v1, whole genome shotgun sequence DNA encoding:
- the LOC127812014 gene encoding malonyl-coenzyme:anthocyanin 5-O-glucoside-6'''-O-malonyltransferase-like, which codes for MASSPQKVLKVLEEWKISPPQGSVPSTTLPLTFFDIPWLLVPPSQPLFFFPLATTAATFTHSILPTLKLSLSIALQRFFPLAGNLSAPPQPSKPQLTYCLGDSVSLTVAESNADFVHLSGHHPRAAHEVHRLAPPLPLPSSLLAVQITVFPVSGVCIGFALRHVAADGRTFHNFLKAWASIHRLGLGLDSLSPSLNPSLDRLVIRDPNLLEAVLLKQWWSLRSSQGHFMADRGVSSEDMVRATFVMGRPEMDKLKHLILIRSKKLFGSDPLYLSPYVIACAVIWVCLTKVNGGGSPEEPHYFGFIAGGITRLGYSVPVNYLGNCVSFGRSTAQGAELVGKDGIVVAAKAIGDTVKRLNGAVLGGAESWISDWKEMFGSELHVMVTGSPKLDLYGLDFGWGGPKKIEEISIDRTGAVSLARSTGLEGGIEIGLALPTAKMEAFSSLFNCF